The proteins below come from a single Erysipelothrix piscisicarius genomic window:
- a CDS encoding LPXTG cell wall anchor domain-containing protein — protein MNTLDLSLYTETSVQTVYDALESAKALLQTPRFSFRRLFKASTPNEAQIKEAIEALDSAVRGLSKREVETEEPSNPDESITPPIVEPKPDTDSQKPETPDSTTEGDVQTTPTDKTDATLPKTGKAVSGFVGLGMLVSLCGFVIFKRKQ, from the coding sequence ATGAATACCCTTGATCTGTCTCTTTATACAGAGACAAGTGTGCAGACCGTATATGATGCGTTGGAGTCTGCGAAAGCACTGCTTCAAACACCACGCTTCAGTTTTAGACGTCTCTTCAAAGCTTCTACACCAAATGAAGCGCAGATTAAAGAAGCCATTGAAGCCTTAGACTCAGCCGTTAGAGGTTTAAGCAAACGTGAGGTTGAAACAGAGGAACCATCAAATCCTGATGAAAGCATCACACCTCCGATTGTAGAACCAAAACCGGATACGGATTCTCAAAAACCCGAAACTCCCGATAGCACAACTGAAGGTGATGTTCAAACAACACCGACAGACAAAACCGATGCAACACTTCCTAAAACAGGAAAAGCTGTTTCTGGATTTGTCGGACTTGGAATGCTTGTATCCCTTTGCGGATTTGTGATTTTTAAACGCAAACAATAA
- a CDS encoding HflX-like GTP-binding protein produces the protein MLDTKTIKERVVLVGVDFGKKDFDLDSSMIELGDLVEAAEGTVVYQITQNRDRPESATYIGIGKIEEVMRAVATYDADTVVFNDELSGSQIRNLESLIGCKIVDRTNLILDIFALRATTAEGNFK, from the coding sequence ATGTTAGATACAAAAACAATTAAAGAACGCGTCGTTTTAGTTGGCGTGGATTTTGGGAAAAAAGATTTTGACTTGGATTCATCCATGATTGAATTGGGGGATTTGGTTGAAGCGGCTGAGGGAACGGTTGTTTATCAGATTACGCAAAACCGAGATCGCCCTGAAAGTGCGACCTATATTGGAATTGGGAAAATTGAAGAAGTGATGCGTGCAGTCGCAACCTATGATGCCGATACCGTGGTGTTCAATGATGAACTCAGTGGATCACAGATTCGAAATCTGGAAAGTTTAATTGGTTGTAAGATTGTTGATCGAACCAATTTAATCCTTGATATTTTCGCTTTGCGTGCAACCACGGCCGAAGGAAACTTCAAGTAA
- a CDS encoding sialidase family protein — MKKISNIFVVLLTLVLGISLYPSSIFAMNDLNLNHLHLKGEGADISDHLSHIKEFNQGSLTLRFRSESLSSDLTSLFSISNANLENNYFALYYQNSTGKLGIEFRDETGKHIINTSGTSTQLANANWHTVTVLNHGNRVEIYADGLLLASQDDIDFTKIQSIPWNRMKLGGVARLKGENLWPFSGKIASLNLTHDILDVDTIKTLHSDTASTVDPSTSEAIELYAPGQDGSKNYRIPSLLTTQDGTVLAAIDKRITHQADWGNIDIAIRRSQDSGKTWSDTQVIIDLKSDPNVSQENVNTNYQSSAFLIDAAMAQDKRNGRIYLLVDMFPESRGFFSVQNEDQDFGQPYVTKEDGTHIVLKGTDGKKYYAKADGTVFDLNTDIITNYRVVLESEKGMPFNDLGDIYEGDTYVGNIYLKKSPLRVRQTAYLWLTHSDDDGQTWSSPHDITPQVKADWMQFIGTGPGVGIQLENGELAFPIYHTNRHGGNSQSTSMIKSADGITWHKTEYLNDNRNFNGQVLNSETLNNGGALVTESQVVQLNNGTLKQFARNVSGKVLVGTSYDNGETWENDLETLPITDVYSQMSALHYNHEGNEYILLANPNGPKRTNGAVKLLQVLEGERLVLLSNTHMQSGNYEYNVVQPLPDGHFGLMYEHKKPENGDNMSMMFKRFSFEDLGVKDTSSLNLDIQDTFLEIKSDKALIPSSNLTLTYNTHQTSTPKRVDANTIRFNLTEPITILNGFTEGYLETLDGKALNIANKHGLDAALETLKALDFENLAPSVKDAADQLITKAELLSDNPFTIGDFIQQIHAMIDAIDPTYIPNSMFDVTASSQEDEKEHTR; from the coding sequence TTGAAGAAAATAAGTAACATTTTCGTCGTGCTTCTTACACTTGTATTGGGTATAAGTCTTTACCCAAGTTCTATCTTTGCTATGAATGATCTAAATCTTAATCACCTACACTTAAAGGGAGAAGGTGCTGATATTTCCGACCATTTATCACACATCAAAGAATTTAACCAAGGTTCCCTAACCTTACGTTTCCGTTCTGAATCACTATCCAGTGATCTTACTTCACTGTTTTCAATATCAAACGCAAATTTGGAAAACAACTATTTCGCGCTTTACTATCAAAACAGTACCGGTAAGCTTGGCATTGAATTCAGAGATGAAACCGGAAAACATATTATTAATACTTCGGGCACAAGTACCCAACTTGCCAACGCAAACTGGCACACCGTTACCGTCCTTAATCATGGTAATCGTGTAGAAATTTATGCAGATGGACTCTTACTTGCATCCCAAGATGATATTGATTTCACGAAAATCCAATCCATACCTTGGAATCGTATGAAACTGGGTGGCGTTGCCCGCTTAAAAGGTGAAAACTTATGGCCTTTTAGTGGAAAGATTGCTTCATTAAACCTAACCCACGACATCCTCGATGTTGATACCATTAAAACATTACATTCCGACACCGCTTCAACCGTTGATCCATCGACTTCAGAAGCAATTGAGCTCTATGCACCGGGACAAGATGGCAGTAAAAACTACCGCATTCCAAGTCTTCTCACAACTCAAGATGGGACCGTCTTAGCTGCGATTGATAAACGTATTACCCATCAAGCAGACTGGGGAAATATCGATATCGCAATCCGTAGAAGTCAAGACAGTGGTAAAACATGGTCTGATACCCAAGTGATTATTGATTTAAAATCAGACCCAAATGTTTCCCAGGAAAATGTGAATACAAACTATCAAAGTTCCGCATTCCTTATTGATGCGGCAATGGCACAAGATAAACGGAATGGCCGTATTTATCTTTTAGTTGATATGTTCCCAGAATCACGTGGATTCTTTAGTGTTCAAAATGAAGACCAGGACTTTGGTCAACCTTATGTAACCAAAGAAGACGGTACGCATATTGTTCTAAAAGGTACTGATGGCAAGAAATACTACGCAAAAGCTGATGGGACCGTATTTGATTTAAATACGGATATCATCACGAATTATCGCGTTGTCTTAGAATCTGAGAAAGGCATGCCTTTCAATGATCTTGGAGATATTTATGAGGGCGATACATATGTGGGAAATATCTACCTTAAGAAAAGTCCCCTACGCGTCCGTCAAACGGCTTATCTATGGTTAACCCATTCGGATGATGACGGTCAAACCTGGTCATCGCCTCATGATATTACACCACAAGTCAAAGCAGATTGGATGCAGTTCATAGGAACGGGTCCTGGCGTTGGCATTCAACTTGAAAATGGCGAACTCGCTTTCCCGATTTACCATACAAACCGTCATGGCGGTAATTCTCAATCCACATCCATGATCAAAAGTGCCGATGGTATTACGTGGCATAAAACGGAATACCTCAACGATAACCGTAACTTTAACGGTCAAGTTTTAAATTCCGAAACCTTAAATAATGGCGGCGCCCTGGTCACCGAATCCCAAGTGGTCCAACTTAATAACGGTACCCTGAAACAATTTGCGCGAAATGTATCCGGAAAAGTTCTGGTAGGTACATCTTATGATAATGGAGAAACCTGGGAGAATGATCTTGAAACTCTTCCCATTACCGATGTTTACTCACAAATGTCGGCCTTACATTATAACCATGAAGGTAACGAGTATATCTTACTTGCAAATCCAAATGGTCCTAAACGAACCAATGGGGCAGTAAAGCTGCTTCAAGTTTTAGAAGGTGAACGACTCGTTCTGCTCTCCAATACGCATATGCAAAGTGGAAATTATGAGTACAATGTGGTTCAACCACTTCCTGATGGACATTTTGGTTTAATGTACGAACATAAAAAACCTGAAAACGGGGATAATATGTCGATGATGTTTAAACGTTTCTCGTTTGAAGATTTAGGTGTTAAAGATACCTCAAGTTTAAATCTTGATATTCAGGATACCTTCCTTGAAATAAAATCGGATAAGGCTTTAATTCCTAGCTCAAACTTAACGTTAACGTATAATACACATCAAACATCAACACCAAAACGTGTTGATGCGAACACAATACGCTTTAACTTAACAGAACCCATCACCATTCTCAATGGCTTTACTGAAGGCTATCTTGAAACACTTGATGGGAAAGCACTCAATATTGCGAATAAACACGGTCTTGATGCAGCACTCGAAACACTTAAAGCCCTTGATTTTGAAAACCTAGCACCAAGTGTAAAAGATGCAGCGGATCAACTGATTACCAAAGCAGAACTCTTAAGTGATAATCCCTTTACCATTGGTGATTTCATCCAACAAATCCATGCAATGATTGATGCGATTGATCCAACCTACATTCCAAACTCAATGTTTGATGTAACGGCATCAAGTCAAGAAGATGAAAAGGAACACACTCGTTGA
- a CDS encoding thiamine-binding protein: MNASVAIQILPNTTSNEETIRIVDEVIAYIAQTGLNYVVGPFETSIEGDYDELMEIVKNCQLIAVKAGADKVSAYVKIAYAPTAHILTIDEKITKHQK, from the coding sequence ATGAACGCAAGTGTCGCAATTCAAATTTTACCGAATACAACATCAAATGAAGAAACAATTCGTATTGTGGATGAGGTGATCGCATATATTGCGCAAACGGGTCTAAACTATGTTGTCGGACCGTTTGAAACATCGATAGAAGGGGATTATGATGAATTGATGGAAATTGTTAAGAACTGTCAACTCATTGCGGTTAAGGCAGGTGCCGATAAAGTATCAGCATATGTAAAGATTGCTTATGCGCCAACAGCGCACATTCTCACCATTGATGAAAAAATCACAAAACATCAAAAATAG
- a CDS encoding DEAD/DEAH box helicase, with protein sequence MKHTFKNYGIDDSILKSIQYLGYDAPTDVQQEVIPAVLSGKNIVVQSQTGSGKTASFGIPICHQVDWAKRKPQVLVLAPTRELAIQIQEDLFNLGRFKRLKVEALFGRSSFEKQAQRLKEMTHILVATPGRLLDHMARETVDLSHIETLVIDEADEMFNMGFIDQITSIINRIPKKSQKLLFSATMPERVKDLCTLYIKNPQWIDIETESRVEDRIDERYYIVDYPDKMALLESVLITENPDSSIIFCNTKEQVESVTDFMEDLGCKVDTLHGGMEQRFRTKVLADFKHGLFRYLVATDVAARGLDIDDVSLVVNFDVPENTESYTHRVGRTARVDKYGKRETSQRDEMKFMNLIINETDHELQKVVKPSQSLVDARRDAFEAKRDRKPKVKKDKAHDFKQEITKIHINAGKKTKMRPVDIVGALCSIEGMNAEDIGVISIVDVSTFVEILNGKGDLVLKALKTMPIKGRPRKVNRANKTEYERLL encoded by the coding sequence GTGAAACATACATTTAAAAATTATGGAATTGATGACTCAATTCTAAAGTCAATTCAGTATTTGGGCTATGATGCCCCAACTGATGTTCAACAAGAAGTGATTCCTGCTGTATTAAGTGGGAAAAATATTGTTGTGCAATCACAAACAGGTAGTGGAAAAACCGCTTCATTTGGGATTCCTATTTGTCATCAGGTTGATTGGGCAAAACGTAAGCCTCAAGTTTTAGTGTTAGCACCGACGCGTGAACTTGCCATCCAAATCCAAGAAGATTTATTTAATCTTGGTCGTTTTAAACGCTTAAAGGTTGAAGCGTTATTTGGGCGCAGTTCATTTGAGAAACAGGCACAGCGTTTAAAAGAAATGACCCACATCCTTGTCGCAACGCCTGGTCGTTTATTAGACCATATGGCAAGAGAAACCGTGGATCTTTCGCATATTGAAACATTAGTGATTGATGAAGCTGACGAAATGTTTAATATGGGCTTTATTGATCAAATTACAAGTATTATTAACCGTATTCCCAAAAAGAGTCAAAAATTACTCTTTTCCGCAACCATGCCAGAACGCGTTAAAGATCTCTGTACGCTTTACATAAAAAATCCGCAGTGGATTGATATCGAAACAGAAAGTCGTGTTGAAGACCGTATTGATGAACGTTACTATATTGTCGATTATCCCGATAAAATGGCGTTACTTGAATCCGTACTCATAACGGAAAATCCAGATAGTTCAATCATCTTCTGCAATACCAAAGAACAAGTAGAATCCGTGACTGATTTTATGGAAGACTTAGGGTGCAAGGTAGATACCCTTCATGGTGGGATGGAACAACGTTTTCGAACCAAAGTCCTAGCGGACTTTAAACATGGTCTTTTCCGTTATCTTGTGGCTACGGATGTGGCAGCACGTGGATTGGATATTGATGATGTTTCACTCGTGGTGAACTTCGATGTTCCTGAAAATACGGAAAGCTATACACACCGCGTGGGCCGTACCGCACGTGTGGATAAATATGGTAAAAGAGAAACAAGTCAACGTGACGAAATGAAATTTATGAATTTAATTATTAATGAAACGGATCATGAACTTCAAAAAGTTGTGAAACCAAGTCAAAGCCTTGTGGATGCACGGCGTGATGCATTTGAAGCCAAACGTGATCGCAAACCTAAAGTCAAAAAAGATAAAGCGCATGACTTTAAACAAGAAATCACCAAAATTCATATTAACGCAGGTAAGAAAACAAAAATGAGACCGGTCGATATTGTGGGTGCATTGTGTTCCATTGAAGGTATGAATGCAGAAGACATTGGGGTTATCAGTATTGTCGATGTTTCAACCTTTGTGGAGATTCTTAATGGTAAAGGAGACCTTGTTTTAAAAGCACTTAAAACAATGCCCATTAAGGGGAGACCTCGTAAAGTAAACCGTGCCAATAAAACGGAATACGAACGCCTCTTATAA
- a CDS encoding ABC transporter substrate-binding protein encodes MKKKLMGILVLGLLLTGCGAKSSKPVRIVLDWTPNTNHTGLYVAQEKGFFKAQGLEVEIVQPPEGSTTSLIGAGGAEFGISFQDTMAPALASEHPLPITAVAALIQHNTSGIVSLKEKGIDAPRKMAGHTYATWDSPIEQAIIRKIVTDDGGNYEDIKMVPNTVTDVVSALQTDIDAVWIFKAWDGMAIQQAGLDTHFLNFADYGQELDFYSPVLIANNGYLEENGQEAKKVLKALEEGYEFAIENPDEAAEILVKHVPELDLDLIKASQHFLEKEYKAEVTKWGTFDGARWNQFYAWLYDNQLIDMPIAENVGFTNDYLN; translated from the coding sequence ATGAAAAAGAAATTAATGGGGATATTGGTTTTGGGGTTACTTTTAACGGGATGTGGCGCTAAGTCGTCCAAGCCGGTTCGGATTGTATTGGATTGGACCCCAAATACGAATCATACTGGGCTCTATGTAGCTCAGGAAAAGGGATTCTTTAAAGCGCAAGGTCTTGAGGTGGAGATTGTACAACCGCCTGAAGGATCTACAACATCGTTAATTGGAGCAGGGGGTGCAGAATTTGGTATTAGTTTCCAAGATACCATGGCACCGGCACTGGCAAGTGAACATCCACTCCCAATTACTGCGGTAGCAGCTTTAATTCAACACAATACGTCAGGTATTGTTTCATTAAAAGAAAAAGGCATTGATGCACCCCGTAAAATGGCTGGACATACGTATGCCACATGGGATTCACCGATCGAACAAGCGATTATTCGTAAAATTGTAACGGATGATGGTGGGAATTATGAGGATATTAAAATGGTTCCAAATACCGTTACGGATGTGGTATCAGCACTCCAAACAGATATTGATGCAGTCTGGATTTTTAAAGCATGGGATGGCATGGCCATCCAACAAGCCGGTTTGGATACACATTTTTTAAACTTTGCGGATTATGGCCAAGAACTTGACTTCTACAGTCCCGTCTTGATTGCGAATAATGGTTATTTGGAAGAAAATGGGCAAGAAGCAAAGAAAGTTTTAAAAGCCTTAGAAGAAGGGTATGAGTTTGCGATTGAAAATCCTGATGAAGCAGCGGAGATTCTTGTGAAACATGTACCGGAACTTGATCTTGATTTGATTAAGGCAAGCCAACATTTTCTTGAGAAAGAATATAAAGCTGAAGTTACGAAGTGGGGTACCTTTGATGGTGCGCGTTGGAATCAATTCTACGCATGGCTTTATGATAATCAATTAATTGATATGCCCATTGCTGAGAATGTAGGATTTACCAATGACTATCTCAACTAA
- the hflX gene encoding GTPase HflX → MDRRHIQREILHVQNALTKSEENREITRSKRLNSNLPIISFVGYTNAGKSTLMNAILTNGDPQANDKHVFVKDMLFATLEPSLRKARLNNGLNAILTDTVGFVSKLPHTLVEAFKGTLEEIKYSDLIIHVVDASNPDLNIQMDTTYKMLRDLDVLDRKIITVFNKMDQAMDQDIVYYQSEFGNRMYISALDMEDIDRLVDAIEVELESSFKKVSFEIPFADLGILDAIASNYEIIGLNYTEKGAEFRAVIRESDQNRYKKYII, encoded by the coding sequence TTGGATCGACGCCACATCCAACGGGAGATTCTTCACGTCCAAAATGCCTTAACCAAATCAGAAGAAAACCGTGAAATTACCCGTAGTAAACGGTTAAATTCAAATCTTCCAATTATCTCATTTGTTGGATATACCAATGCGGGTAAATCAACCTTAATGAACGCAATTTTAACCAATGGTGATCCCCAAGCTAACGATAAACATGTGTTTGTGAAGGATATGCTCTTTGCGACCTTAGAGCCCTCCTTGCGTAAAGCCCGTCTTAATAATGGACTGAATGCTATTCTTACGGATACCGTAGGGTTTGTATCAAAATTACCCCATACACTTGTAGAAGCATTTAAAGGGACTCTTGAAGAAATTAAGTATTCAGATCTAATTATTCATGTGGTGGATGCGTCCAATCCTGACTTAAACATTCAAATGGATACAACGTATAAAATGCTTCGCGATTTGGATGTGCTGGATCGTAAAATCATTACCGTCTTTAACAAGATGGACCAGGCAATGGATCAAGATATTGTCTACTATCAAAGTGAATTTGGAAATCGTATGTACATCAGTGCCCTCGACATGGAAGACATAGATCGACTGGTTGATGCGATTGAAGTTGAACTGGAATCAAGTTTTAAGAAAGTAAGTTTTGAAATCCCGTTTGCGGATCTTGGAATCTTAGATGCGATTGCCTCCAACTATGAAATCATCGGTTTAAATTATACGGAAAAAGGGGCAGAATTTCGAGCTGTCATTCGTGAATCAGATCAAAATCGTTATAAAAAATATATAATCTAA
- a CDS encoding ABC transporter permease: MKKSQNIKNRLLSVSAIVGLLVLWQGLSSLGVIPRFMLPAPSDVVKAFNNDFSLLMYHAKTTLLEAFLGLTFGILLGFIFAVIMDHVSWFHKMFYPLIILTQTIPTVALAPLLVLWMGYGLLPKITLIILTSFFPITMGCMNGFQSCDKDALNLMKSMGANTFETFRHIKFPHALPYFFSSLKISVSYSLIGAVIAEWLGGYSGLGVYMTRVRKSYSFDKMFAVIFFISFLSLVLMGLVSWLQKRAQPWLDAETLQRDGANNS, from the coding sequence ATGAAAAAATCACAAAACATCAAAAATAGATTATTGTCCGTATCCGCAATTGTTGGATTGTTGGTATTATGGCAAGGTCTTTCATCACTTGGAGTGATTCCACGGTTTATGTTACCCGCTCCCAGTGATGTCGTGAAAGCATTTAATAATGATTTTAGTTTACTTATGTATCATGCGAAAACAACGCTCTTAGAAGCTTTTTTAGGATTAACATTTGGGATTTTGTTAGGATTTATCTTTGCGGTCATTATGGATCATGTTTCATGGTTTCATAAAATGTTTTATCCGTTGATTATCTTGACACAGACAATTCCCACGGTTGCATTAGCGCCCCTTTTAGTACTTTGGATGGGTTATGGATTACTTCCAAAAATTACGTTAATCATTTTAACGTCGTTTTTCCCTATTACAATGGGATGTATGAATGGATTTCAGTCCTGTGATAAGGATGCTTTAAACTTAATGAAATCAATGGGAGCAAATACCTTTGAAACTTTTCGTCATATAAAATTTCCACATGCCTTACCTTATTTCTTTTCCAGTTTAAAAATTTCAGTATCGTATTCTTTAATCGGTGCGGTCATTGCGGAATGGTTGGGGGGATATAGTGGATTGGGCGTTTATATGACGCGTGTACGGAAATCGTATTCGTTTGATAAGATGTTTGCCGTAATTTTCTTTATATCTTTCTTAAGCTTGGTATTAATGGGACTTGTTTCGTGGTTACAAAAACGAGCTCAGCCATGGCTTGATGCGGAAACCTTACAAAGAGATGGAGCAAATAATTCATGA
- a CDS encoding ABC transporter ATP-binding protein, with translation MTISTKPVLVLEHVSMAYGSKRVLDDVSVTLNQGEVVCILGESGVGKTTLFNVIAGLLHPDKGSVSLHKQDITGTTGHVSYMLQKDLLLPYKTVIDNASLPLRIQGKSKIESREAALKYFATFGLEGTDHLYPAQLSGGMRQRVAFLRTFLFSDDVALLDEPFSALDTITKHQMQTWYLDIMSQLNLSTFFITHDIDEAILLSDRIYVLSGKPGKITYELIIDTPKPRNEDFLLTDAFINYKRIIKAHLNDTKSE, from the coding sequence ATGACTATCTCAACTAAACCTGTTTTAGTGCTTGAACATGTTTCCATGGCTTATGGATCAAAGCGTGTCTTGGATGATGTTTCGGTGACGTTAAATCAAGGTGAAGTTGTATGCATCTTGGGAGAAAGTGGTGTTGGCAAGACGACATTATTTAATGTGATTGCAGGACTTCTTCACCCTGATAAGGGTTCCGTATCTTTACATAAACAGGATATTACAGGGACGACGGGTCATGTTTCGTATATGCTTCAAAAGGATTTATTGTTGCCTTATAAGACGGTCATTGATAATGCGTCATTGCCGTTGCGGATTCAAGGTAAGAGCAAAATAGAAAGCCGTGAAGCGGCTCTAAAATATTTCGCGACCTTTGGCTTAGAGGGAACGGATCATCTGTATCCTGCCCAATTATCGGGTGGAATGCGACAACGTGTCGCATTTCTGAGAACATTCTTATTCTCAGATGATGTTGCTTTATTGGATGAACCGTTTAGCGCATTGGATACAATTACCAAACATCAAATGCAAACATGGTACTTGGATATCATGAGTCAGTTAAATCTGTCCACATTTTTTATAACGCATGACATTGATGAAGCGATACTCCTTTCGGATCGTATTTATGTCTTAAGTGGAAAACCGGGGAAAATTACGTATGAATTAATCATTGATACGCCCAAACCTCGAAATGAAGACTTTTTGTTAACGGATGCATTTATAAATTATAAACGGATCATTAAAGCTCACTTAAACGATACCAAATCAGAATAG